In one Nicotiana tomentosiformis chromosome 6, ASM39032v3, whole genome shotgun sequence genomic region, the following are encoded:
- the LOC138893678 gene encoding uncharacterized protein: MGILAYIPVGERPLATDVQALANQFVRLDVSEPSRVLACTVARSSLYERIREHQYDDPHLLVLNGTVWHGGTKQVTVRDDGILGMKGRICVPNMDGLRELILEKAHSFQYYIHPGAAKMYQDLQ; encoded by the coding sequence ATGGGCatccttgcgtatattccagttggtgagagaccgcttgcaacggatgttcaggctttggccaatcagttcgtgaggttggatgtttcagagcccagtcgtgtttTAGCTTGCActgtcgctcggtcttccttgtatgagcgcatcagagagcatcagtatgatgatccccatttgcttgtccttaatggcacagtgtggcacggtggtaccaagcaggttactgttaggGATGATGGGATTTTGGGGAtgaagggtcgtatttgtgtgcccaatatggatggacttcgtgagttgattcttgagaaggcccacagtttCCAGTATtatattcatccgggtgccgccaagatgtatcaggacttgcagtaa